The Priestia megaterium NBRC 15308 = ATCC 14581 region TAAGAAGATCAATATCATAAACAACCGCTTCAGGCTGATAAAAAGCACCAATCATATTTTTTCCAAGCTCATGATTAATGGCTACTTTACCGCCTACAGCACTATCGTGAGCAAGAAGCGTCGTTGGCACTTGAATAAAAGAAATTCCTCTCATATAAGTAGCGGCTACAAATCCAGCTAAATCGCCTACTACCCCTCCGCCAAAAGCAATAACGAGCGCATTGCGGTCAAGCTGCTGTTCGAGCGCAAATGTCTGACAATCGTAGTAATGTTGAAATGACTTTGCATGTTCACCGCTTGGCACTACGTATTTAGCCACTTTAAACTTTGTATCGATCGCTTTTACAACCGCTTCTCCATAATATGAATCTACAGCTGAATCGGTGATGATTAACACGGACGACAGATTAGGTTTTACACTCTCGATAATAGAAGGCAGCTTTTCAATTAATCCATTTCCTAAATAAAGAGGATATGTTTTGGATAAAGTTTGAATATCAATTTGCAACATTAAAACTCCCTCGCATGTGCACGCATTTTCTCAATATTTTCAGCAATTAAATCAATTCGGTCTTGTCCAAACTGTTCGATTAGCGCATCAGCCAATTCCCAAGCTACAACGGCTTCTGCTACAACGCTTGCCGCCGGCACAGCGCAGCTGTCTGAACGTTCGATGCTTGCCTCGAAGGCTTCTTTTGTTTCAATATCAACACTTTTTAACGGCTTGTAAAGCGTTGGAATAGGCTTCATTACTCCGCGTACTACAATTGGCATACCTGTTGTCATGCCGCCTTCAAAGCCGCCTAAGTTGTTTGTTTTACGGGTATACCCGTTCTTTTCATCCCATAGAATTTCGTCATGAACTTCGCTTCCTGGTCTGCGAGCCGCTTCAAATCCAATCCCAAACTCAACGCCTTTAAATGCATTAATGCTCATAACAGCTGCAGCAATCTTCGCATCTAATTTACGATCGTAATGAACATAGCTGCCTACTCCTGCTGGCACGCCTTCAATAATAACTTCTACTACGCCTCCGATAGAATCGCCATTTTTCTTAGCATCATCGATTGCTTGCATCATGTCTTTCTCAACAGCTGAGTCAAAACATCTTACTGGAGAAGCTTCAGTGACTTCTTGAAGTTCCTCTAAGCTTTTGTATTGAGGCGGATTTGCCTGTACGCCGCCAATTTCTAATACATGTCCAGCTACAGAAATCCCGAACTGAGCAAGAATTTGACGAGCGACAGCACCTGCTGCTACCCTTACAGTTGTTTCGCGAGCTGAAGAACGTTCTAATACATTTCTCATATCGCGATGACCATATTTAATAGC contains the following coding sequences:
- the aroC gene encoding chorismate synthase is translated as MRYLTAGESHGPQLTTILEGVPAGLPLTAEDINTDLARRQKGHGRGRRMQIEKDQAEILSGVRHGYTLGSPITLAVENNDWKHWTKIMGIEPISEEESEEVKRKISRPRPGHADLNGAIKYGHRDMRNVLERSSARETTVRVAAGAVARQILAQFGISVAGHVLEIGGVQANPPQYKSLEELQEVTEASPVRCFDSAVEKDMMQAIDDAKKNGDSIGGVVEVIIEGVPAGVGSYVHYDRKLDAKIAAAVMSINAFKGVEFGIGFEAARRPGSEVHDEILWDEKNGYTRKTNNLGGFEGGMTTGMPIVVRGVMKPIPTLYKPLKSVDIETKEAFEASIERSDSCAVPAASVVAEAVVAWELADALIEQFGQDRIDLIAENIEKMRAHAREF